The following are encoded together in the Mesoterricola sediminis genome:
- a CDS encoding helix-turn-helix transcriptional regulator → MPNASLSIFPVTEVRNLRFQCSEPALHTHPFHQVFVLTRGGGRQIMHGETVEFQAPWALVVPRGQAHLYYPTADAEGWSLGFTEEFLPAGTTLLVTNAFPPGGVALASPGVADRLCAIVKILHEGSSDASTFCPTAQFHLVAAFLQLLHQACQRQRPAEASLSQADHLLFQRFTRLMDEAYRSHWEMTRFAHELRCSQRRLGGICQRILGKSPHAALEERRMIEARRRLAHGTDSIQAIALDLGYEDPSYFAKAFRRVVGQTPTDYRNSRAGMVAGQ, encoded by the coding sequence ATGCCGAACGCCTCCCTCTCCATCTTCCCCGTGACCGAAGTCCGGAACCTGCGCTTCCAGTGCAGCGAACCGGCCCTGCACACGCATCCCTTCCACCAGGTCTTCGTGCTCACGCGCGGGGGCGGGCGCCAGATCATGCACGGCGAGACGGTGGAGTTCCAGGCGCCCTGGGCCCTGGTGGTGCCCCGGGGCCAGGCCCACCTCTACTACCCCACCGCCGACGCGGAAGGGTGGTCCCTGGGCTTCACCGAGGAATTCCTGCCGGCCGGCACCACCCTCCTGGTGACCAACGCCTTCCCGCCCGGAGGGGTGGCCCTGGCCAGCCCGGGCGTCGCGGACCGCCTCTGCGCCATCGTCAAGATCCTGCACGAGGGATCCTCGGACGCCAGCACCTTCTGCCCCACGGCCCAGTTCCACCTGGTGGCGGCCTTCCTCCAGCTCCTGCACCAGGCCTGCCAGCGGCAGCGGCCCGCGGAGGCCAGCCTCTCCCAGGCCGATCACCTCCTCTTCCAGCGCTTCACCCGCCTCATGGACGAGGCCTACCGCTCCCACTGGGAGATGACCCGGTTCGCCCACGAACTGCGGTGCTCCCAGCGCCGGCTGGGCGGCATCTGCCAGCGGATTCTGGGCAAGTCCCCGCACGCCGCGCTGGAGGAGCGCCGCATGATCGAGGCCCGCCGGCGCCTCGCCCACGGCACGGATTCCATCCAGGCCATCGCCCTGGACCTGGGCTACGAGGATCCCTCGTACTTCGCCAAGGCCTTCCGGCGGGTCGTGGGGCAGACGCCCACCGACTACCGCAACAGCCGCGCGGGCATGGTCGCCGGCCAATAG
- a CDS encoding CofH family radical SAM protein, translating into MDQTLQDTAAILDKAMGGGRIDEAEALHLLEYASLPDLAAAATAVRDRHNDPGRVSYVIDRNVNYTDVCNVYCTFCAFYHKPGNANGYVLTWEQLKRKAEETKAVGGTGFLLQGGVNPDLPWSYYLELVGFLKDLGIWVHGFSPVEIQMMARLSGQSLEKTLQDLRAAGLGSIPGGGAEILVDRVRRKIAPLKGGPERWLEVMEAAHAIGMKTTGTMMFGITETLAERVEHFRVLRAQQDRALARANGGGHTAFAAWPFQSGHTVWEGKVPRPTDAEYLRTIAVARIYLDNIPHVQSSWVTMGRKTGQMALHYGCDDMGSLMLEENVVSAAGTCYSVNRDEMERMVRGAGYAPWQRDNIYRPVG; encoded by the coding sequence GTGGATCAAACCCTGCAGGATACCGCCGCCATCCTCGACAAGGCGATGGGGGGCGGGCGCATCGACGAGGCGGAGGCCCTCCACCTCCTGGAATACGCCAGTCTGCCCGACCTCGCCGCGGCGGCCACCGCCGTCCGCGACCGCCACAATGATCCGGGGCGGGTGAGCTACGTCATCGACCGCAACGTCAACTACACCGATGTGTGCAACGTCTACTGCACCTTCTGTGCCTTCTACCACAAGCCCGGCAACGCCAACGGCTATGTCCTGACCTGGGAGCAGCTCAAGCGCAAGGCCGAGGAGACGAAGGCCGTGGGGGGCACCGGCTTCCTCCTCCAGGGGGGCGTCAACCCCGATCTCCCCTGGTCGTACTATCTGGAACTGGTGGGCTTCCTCAAGGACCTGGGCATCTGGGTGCACGGGTTCAGCCCGGTGGAGATCCAGATGATGGCCAGGCTGAGCGGCCAGAGCCTGGAGAAGACCCTCCAGGACCTGCGCGCGGCGGGCCTGGGCAGCATCCCCGGCGGCGGCGCCGAGATCCTGGTGGACCGGGTCCGCCGGAAGATCGCCCCCCTCAAGGGCGGCCCCGAGCGCTGGCTGGAGGTCATGGAGGCCGCCCACGCCATCGGCATGAAGACCACGGGCACCATGATGTTCGGCATCACCGAGACCCTGGCGGAGCGGGTGGAGCACTTCCGCGTCCTCCGGGCCCAGCAGGACCGGGCCCTGGCCCGGGCCAACGGGGGCGGGCACACCGCCTTCGCCGCCTGGCCTTTCCAGAGCGGGCACACCGTCTGGGAGGGCAAGGTGCCCCGGCCCACGGACGCCGAGTACCTGCGCACCATCGCGGTGGCGCGCATCTACCTGGACAACATCCCCCACGTGCAGAGCTCCTGGGTGACCATGGGCCGCAAGACGGGCCAGATGGCCCTCCACTACGGCTGCGACGACATGGGCAGCCTCATGCTCGAAGAGAACGTGGTCTCGGCCGCGGGCACCTGCTATTCGGTGAACCGGGACGAGATGGAGCGCATGGTCCGCGGCGCGGGCTACGCGCCCTGGCAGCGGGACAACATCTACCGGCCCGTGGGCTGA
- a CDS encoding Kelch repeat-containing protein gives MRPARSTSPVLKADPTVALPGAAGERLDPATGRGRAIGPFGESRTDFQATLMPNGRVLVTGGSTRTATSEWFDPATGRFTAGPALTRPRQGHRALATRDGRLILLGGTDPAAPAEVLDPGASAFKAIPGAVFGVSAEAVDLDEGRVLLIDGQSGAIHAWDGRKATSQKGTLARPRSFFRALRLKDGKVAILGGWPSDARVRGRRPAPGTDLPVEVFNPRWSTLSTWSRLPRPRARHQATLLEDGRICLFGGVGADGETPVAERELLDPVRETVTPAGTLEGNGFPAWAEAAGGGAWFLPEAGRQVLRCAGPLDLPGGKPAGRLANGYLGGILVPLPDGTLLVLGTCAFGDPMDRWDPRTRSCAVAGTLRAGTRDLGLLPDGRVLAAGDVVDLVDPRTGALTPLGWREDLEPLLRTLRPVPAPPGPPPFAAGQVRAGAAVVALDKGRALVAGGSQDGEPSGSLEIWDFKKKALAPAGSAKIRRSAPSALKLNDGTVLIWGAGKE, from the coding sequence GTGCGGCCCGCCCGGTCCACCTCGCCGGTCCTGAAGGCGGATCCGACCGTCGCCCTGCCGGGGGCGGCCGGGGAACGCCTGGATCCGGCGACGGGGCGGGGCAGGGCCATCGGCCCCTTCGGGGAATCCCGGACGGACTTCCAGGCCACCCTCATGCCGAACGGGCGGGTGCTCGTCACCGGCGGGTCCACCCGCACCGCCACCTCGGAGTGGTTCGACCCCGCCACGGGGCGCTTCACGGCGGGTCCGGCCCTCACCCGGCCCCGCCAGGGCCACCGGGCCCTCGCGACCCGGGACGGCCGGCTGATCCTCCTCGGGGGCACGGATCCCGCGGCCCCGGCCGAGGTGCTCGACCCCGGAGCGTCCGCCTTCAAGGCCATTCCCGGCGCGGTGTTCGGGGTCAGCGCCGAGGCGGTGGACCTGGACGAGGGGCGGGTGCTGCTCATCGACGGCCAGTCCGGCGCCATCCACGCGTGGGACGGCCGGAAGGCCACCTCCCAGAAAGGGACCCTCGCGCGCCCGCGCTCCTTCTTCCGGGCCCTGCGCCTGAAGGACGGCAAGGTGGCCATCCTGGGCGGCTGGCCTTCGGACGCCCGGGTTCGCGGGCGCCGGCCCGCCCCGGGGACGGACCTGCCCGTGGAGGTCTTCAATCCCCGCTGGTCCACCCTGTCCACCTGGTCCAGGCTGCCCCGGCCCCGGGCGCGCCACCAGGCGACACTCCTGGAGGACGGCCGCATCTGCCTCTTCGGGGGCGTGGGCGCCGACGGGGAGACCCCGGTGGCCGAGCGGGAGCTCCTGGACCCGGTCCGGGAGACCGTCACGCCGGCCGGGACCCTGGAGGGGAACGGCTTCCCCGCCTGGGCCGAGGCCGCCGGCGGCGGCGCCTGGTTCCTGCCCGAGGCCGGGCGCCAGGTGCTGCGCTGCGCCGGCCCCCTCGATCTGCCCGGGGGCAAGCCCGCCGGGCGCCTCGCCAACGGCTACCTGGGCGGCATCCTGGTGCCCCTTCCGGACGGCACCCTCCTCGTGCTGGGCACCTGCGCCTTCGGCGATCCCATGGACCGCTGGGATCCGCGCACGCGCAGCTGCGCCGTGGCGGGGACCCTCCGGGCGGGAACCCGCGACCTGGGCCTCCTCCCCGACGGCCGCGTCCTGGCGGCCGGGGACGTGGTGGACCTCGTGGACCCGCGCACCGGCGCCCTCACCCCCCTGGGGTGGCGGGAGGACCTGGAGCCGCTGCTCCGCACCCTCCGGCCGGTGCCGGCCCCGCCCGGGCCGCCGCCCTTCGCGGCGGGCCAGGTCCGCGCCGGGGCCGCGGTGGTCGCGCTGGACAAGGGCCGCGCCCTGGTGGCCGGCGGTTCCCAGGACGGCGAGCCATCGGGTAGCCTGGAGATCTGGGATTTCAAGAAAAAGGCCCTGGCCCCCGCCGGATCCGCCAAGATCCGCCGTTCGGCGCCGTCGGCCCTGAAACTCAACGATGGGACCGTGCTGATCTGGGGCGCGGGGAAGGAGTGA
- the udk gene encoding uridine kinase: MTLLMGIVGGSGSGKTSIAQELLRRMRDEGLDAMLLDMDAYYAPLEVVKARFRGGPINWDHPRAFDLELMATHLEALRNGQPIRKPIYDFKTSDRIGWEEPIHPGQVVLLEGLLLFALPELRAHLEVKIFVDTDADIRILRRIQRDTAERGRSIESVIDQYLNSVRPMHLEFVEPSKRWADLIVPVGVENTTALEMLLNHVRGRLSV; encoded by the coding sequence ATGACGCTGCTGATGGGGATCGTCGGGGGCTCGGGAAGCGGGAAGACCTCCATCGCCCAGGAGCTGCTCCGGCGGATGCGGGACGAAGGCCTGGACGCCATGCTCCTGGACATGGACGCGTACTACGCGCCCCTGGAGGTGGTGAAGGCCCGGTTCCGCGGCGGCCCCATCAACTGGGACCATCCCCGCGCCTTCGACCTGGAGCTCATGGCCACCCACCTGGAGGCCCTGCGCAACGGCCAGCCCATCCGCAAGCCCATCTACGACTTCAAGACCTCCGACCGGATCGGCTGGGAGGAGCCCATCCACCCCGGCCAGGTCGTGCTCCTGGAGGGCCTGCTCCTCTTCGCCCTGCCCGAGCTGCGGGCCCACCTGGAGGTCAAGATCTTCGTCGACACCGACGCCGACATCCGCATCCTCCGCCGCATCCAGCGGGACACCGCGGAGCGTGGCCGCTCCATCGAGAGCGTGATCGACCAGTACCTCAACTCGGTCCGGCCCATGCACCTGGAATTCGTCGAGCCCAGCAAGCGCTGGGCGGACCTCATCGTGCCCGTGGGCGTGGAGAACACCACCGCCCTGGAGATGCTCCTCAACCACGTGCGGGGCCGATTGTCGGTCTAG